The region GAGTCCCTTGGACAGCACCGCCAGCGCCATCGCCCCCCAGCAGACCCACATCCATGCCCGCACGTTGGCGGTCGGCAGGCTGGGGCGCTGCGCCAGCAGCAGCGTGCAGAGCGTCAGTTCCATCCAGAACGACAGGCCCATGTCGAGCGTGTTGAAGTGGCCCATCAGGTTCCAGTACGGCGACGTAGCCAGCACGATCGCCGCGAACACGCCGGTCGCCGCGTTGAACACGCGCGCGCCGGTAAAGCCGATCAGCAGCACGCCGGCAAAGCCCGTCAGCGCGGTGTAGAGCCGCGCCTGCCATTCGCCGATGCCGAACCACGCGAACGTCAGCGCGTTCGCCCAGGTTTGCAGCGGCGGCTTCTCGAAATACTTGTAGCCGTTGTAGCGCGGCGTGATCCAGTCGCCGGTGACGAACATTTCGCGTGCCATTTCGGCGTAGCGGCCTTCGTCGCTCGGCAGCAGATGGCGCCAGCCGAGCGGCACGAACCAGATCACGGCGAGGGCCAGCACCAGCAGCAGGATCGTGGAGCGATTGAGCGGTAGCCTCGTCGGCGTATCGTTCATGGATTTCAACCTTTTTGGCGACGCCGCGCAGGCGGCGTTGCGTTGTTGTTCGGAAATGGCGATTGGTGCGTCGAGGGAGCCGGCGGCCGTTACGCTTCGATCAGCAACGCGGCCGCGACCTTGCGGCCCTCGGCCATCAGAATGTTGTAGGTGCGGCAGGCGGCCTTGAAGTCCATCGTTTCGACGCCGATGCGTTTGGCGGTGAGCGCCGCGATCAGGCGCGGATGCGGGAAGCGCAACCGTTCACCGCTGCCGAACACGACCACTTCGGGCGCGGCGTCCACCAGCATCGCGAAGTGTTCGGCGCTCAGGTCGTCGAACGAGGAGACGGGCCATGGGATGACGGGCGCGTCCGGCAGCACGAGAATGCTGCCCGAATGGCGCACCAGATTGATTTCGACATAGTCGGCGCCGTAGCCGGTGACGGTATTGAGGGCGCCGCTGGAATCCTGATGTAATTTCAAATTCGTTTTCCGAAGTCGTCGTGAGACATCATGCGTGTTGGCGGCCTGACCGGGCAGAACGGAATCAGGGCCGCTTGACGCGAGTGGGACACGCGAATGGCACAGAAGCGGCCGAAAAGGCTTGCCGTTGCGGTTGGTGCATTGCGGAAGCAGGCCAAAATCCGCTAAATTATAACTTTTTAGCCGCCTTGCGGCGCCCCTCGCTCAAGTGCCACCTCATGTGCTGTCATAAGCCGCGCTGAGAACATGAGCGAGGCCTATCGGCTACCTGCCTTGGTTTTGCCCGCTTTTCGTCGGATTTTCGACTGTTTTTTATCTGCTTTGGGTCTGCTTTTTGGTCTGTCTGGCTGCTGCGCCGGCGCAATCCGCCGGACGCGCGCCTAGCCAGCCCGGAAAGCCGGCCCAATCCGCGTCTGGCGGCTCGATCCGTGTCCGGCGGGCCTGCCGCGTCATAATCCCCCATATCGGCGGACTTGCCGGGGTCCCGTTTTTTCGCCCCCGCTGGTTCGCCCAAGCCCATCAACAGGATGAAGTGCCCGCCGTGAAACCGATTCTCAAATCCAACAAGTTGTTGAATGTCTGCTACGACATTCGCGGGCCTGTCCTCGAACATGCGAAGCGGCTCGAAGAAGAGGGCCACCGCATCATTAAGCTGAACATCGGCAATCTCGCGCCGTTTGGCTTCGACGCGCCGGATGAAATCATCCAGGACATGATCCTGAATCTGCCGGGTTCGTCCGGCTACTCGGATTCCAAGGGCGTGTTCGCCGCGCGCAAGGCGATCATGCATTACACGCAGCAAAAGGGCGTGCATGGCGTCGAACTGGACGACATCTACATCGGCAATGGCGCCTCCGAACTGATCGTGATGGCGCTCCAAGGCCTCCTGAACGATGGCGACGAAGTGTTGCTGCCCGCACCGGACTACCCGCTGTGGACCGCCGGCGTCAGCCTGTCGGGCGGCACGCCGGTGCATTACATCTGCGACGAATCGAACAGCTGGATGCCGGATCTGGACGACATCCGCGCGAAAATCACGCCGAACACGCGTGCGCTCGTCGTCATCAATCCGAACAACCCCACCGGCGCGCTGTACTCGGACGAACTGCTGCTCGGCCTGATCGAGATCGCCCGCCAGCACGGCCTCGTGATCTTCGCCGACGAGGTCTACGACAAGATCGTCTACGACGGCAAGAAGCACACGTCGATGGCCGCGCTCTCCGAAGACGTGCTCACCGTCACATTCAACAGCCTCTCGAAGAGCTACCGTTCGTGCGGGTACCGCGCCGGCTGGATGTTTATTTCGGGCCTGACCGGCGAGAACCGCCGCAATGGCAAAGACTATTTCGAAGGGCTCGGCATTCTGGCCTCGATGCGCCTATGCCCGAACGTGCCCGGCCAGTACGCGATCCAGACCGCGCTTGGCGGCTATCAAAGCATCAACGACCTGATCCTGCCGAGCGGGCGCCTGTACAAACAGCGCGAACTCGCGTATGACATGCTGACGGCCATCCCCGGCGTGAGCTGCGTGAAGCCCGAGGCGGCGCTGTACATGTTCCCGCGCCTCGATCCGAAGATTTATCCGATCCAGGACGACCAGCAGTTCATCCTCGACCTCCTGCTGGAAGAGCGCGTGCTGCTGGTGCAAGGCACCGGTTTCAACTGGAAAACGCCGGATCACTTCCGCGTTGTGTTCCTGCCGAACGTGGACGACCTCGCGGATTCGATCAACCGGATCGCGCGCTTCCTCGACGGCTACCGCAAACGCCACACGGCTTGAGATGGACGGCGCGCCCGGCACGCGCCGCGGCCAGCCCCAGTTTCCTTTTAATCATTTACTCGAAAACACACGCTGCATGGAACCGATCAAAGTTGGACTGCTGGGCTTCGGCACGGTAGGCAGCGGCACCTTCACGGTACTGCGCCGCAATCAGGAAGAAATCAAACGCCGCGCGGGCCGCGGCATTGAGATCGCGCGCATTGCCGTGCGCAATCCCGCCAAGGCGGCCGCGGCGCTCGGCAGTGAAGCTGGCACCGTGGCGCTGACGGATGATTTCAACGCGGTGGTCGACGATCCGTCGATCGATATCGTGGCGGAAATGATCGGCGGCACGGGCGTGGCGCGCGAGCTCGTCCTGCGCGCGATCAACAACCGCAAGCATGTGGTCACGGCCAACAAGGCGCTGCTCGCCGTGCATGGCACGGAGATTTTCGAAGCGGCGCGCGCCAACGGCGTGATGGTGGCGTTCGAAGCGGCGGTGGCGGGCGGCATTCCGATCATCAAGGCGCTGCGCGAAGGGCTCACGGCCAATCGCATCCAGTACATTGCCGGCATCATCAACGGCACGACGAACTACATCCTCTCGGAAATGCGCGACCGTGGGCTCGACTTCGCGACCGCGCTGAAAGCCGCGCAGGACCTGGGTTACGCCGAAGCCGATCCGACCTTCGACATCGAAGGTGTGGACGCCGCCCACAAGGCGACGATCATGAGCGCGATCGCGTTCGGCGTGCCGGTGCAATTCGACAAGGCCTACGTCGAAGGCATCAGCAAGCTGGCTGCAATCGACATCAAATACGCTGAAGAACTTGGCTACCGCATCAAGCTGCTCGGCATCTCGCGCCGTACGGACAAGGGTATCGAATTGCGCGTGCATCCCACGCTGATTCCGGAAAAACGCCTGCTGGCGAACGTGGAAGGCGCGATGAACGCGGTCGTCGTGCACGGCGACGCGGTTGGCTCCACGCTGTACTACGGCAAGGGCGCGGGCGCGGAGCCGACGGCCTCCGCCGTGGTGGCCGACCTGGTCGACGTGACGCGTCTGCATACGGCGGACCCGGAGCATCGCGTGCCGCATCTGGCGTTCCAGCCTGACAGCCTGTCGAGCACGCCGATCCTGCCGATCGACGAAGTGACGAGCGGCTACTACCTGCGTCTGCGGGTGGCGGACGTGACGGGCGTGCTGGCCGACATCACGCGCATTCTGGCGGATAGGGGCATTTCGATCGACGCGTTGCTGCAGAAGGAATCGGAGCAGGTCGATGCGAACGGCAAGGGCGAAACCGACATCATCCTGATTACGCACGAAACGGTTGAAAAGAACGTCAACGCGGCGATCAAGACGATCGAAGCGCTGAAGACCGTTGTCTCGCAAGTCACGAAGCTGCGCATGGAAGCGCTGAACTAGGCCGAACTATGAACTACCTCTCTACGCGCGGCGCCGGAGCCGGCGAGCGCCATACGTTTTCCGAGATTCTGCTGGGCGGTCTAGCTAAAGATGGCGGCCTGTACCTGCCCGCCGACTATCCGCGCGTCACGGCTGACGAACTGACGCGCTGGCGCACGTTGCCGTACGCGGATCTCGCCTTCGAGATCCTGTCGAAATTCAGCGACGACATTCCCGCCGAGGACCTGCGCGCGCTGACGCGCAAGACCTACACGGCCGAGACGTACTGCAATGTGCGCGACGACGAAAGCGCCGCGCAGATCACACCGTTGAAAACGCTGGGCGTTGAGAACGGCGCGCCGCTGTCGCTGCTGGAACTGTCGAACGGTCCGACGCTCGCGTTCAAGGACATGGCGATGCAGTTGATCGGCAACCTTTTCGAATATGCGCTGGCAAGGCACGGCGAGACGCTGAACATTCTGGGCGCAACGTCGGGCGACACCGGCAGTGCAGCGGAATACGCGATGCGCGGCAAACAGGGCATTAGCGTGTTCATGCTCTCGCCGCACAAGAAGATGAGCGCGTTCCAGACCGCGCAGATGTACAGCTTGCAGGACCCGAACATTTTCAACATCGCGGTCGAGGGTGTGTTCGACGATGCGCAGGACATTGTGAAGGCGGTCTCGAACGACCACGCGTTCAAGGCGAAGTACAAGATCGGCACGGTCAACTCGATCAACTGGGCGCGCGTCGTGGCGCAGGTTGTGTACTACTTCAAGGGCTACTTTGCCGCGACGAAGTCGAACGACGAGCGCGTCTCGTTCACGGTGCCGTCGGGCAATTTCGGCAATGTCTGCGCGGGTCACATTGCGCGCATGATGGGTCTGCCGATCGAGAAGCTGGTGGTGGCCACGAACGAAAACGACGTGCTGGACGAGTTCTTCCGCACGGGTATTTACCGGGTGCGCAAGGCGGCTGAGACGTACCACACGAGCAGCCCGAGCATGGACATTTCGAAGGCCTCGAACTTCGAGCGTTTCGTGTTCGATCTGCTGGGCCGCGACCCGGCGCGCGTGCTGCAACTGTTCCGCGACGTGGAAGAGAAGGGCGGTTTCGACCTCGCGGCGAGCGGCGATTTTGCACGCGTGAAGGAATTCGGTTTCGTGTCGGGCCGCAGCAGCCACGAGGACCGTGTGGACGCGATCCGCGACGTCTTCGAGCGCTACGACACGATGATCGACACGCACACGGCTGACGGCCTGAAGGTGGCGCGCGAGCATTTGCAGGCGGGCATCCCGATGATCGTGCTGGAGACGGCGCAACCGATCAAGTTTGGCGAAACGATTCGCGAGGCGTTGCTGCGCGAACCGGAGCGCCCGGCTGCGTTTTCGGGTCTGGAATCGCTGCCGCAGCGATACGAAGTACTGCCGGCGGACGTGCAGCGCGTGAAGGACTTCATCGCCGCGAACACAGGCGAGTAACACCGGGCGCATCGGGCTCGACGATGTCGCGCTCGATCGACGAACGAGATTGGTTTTGGGAAGTACCGCGACGGCGCGCGCAGCGCTGCGGGAAGTATGACTGCCTGGTCACTCACGCTGAATGTGCGAGGGCACGGATTCCAGATGCACCACCGCCGGCACGCAGTGCCTCGCCGCATGTCAGGAGCATGTTGCAACACGCTGCTACAATCTTGTCTTTCTCGATTGATTGTGCGCTATGGGTTTCGAACAACTCGCTGAATTAAAGAAGCAACTGGCGGCGGCACGCGCCGAAGCTGCACCTGCGGCCAAGCCCGTCGCCAAGCCCGGTGCGAAGCCTGCTGCGAAGCCCGCGCGCAAGCCGCCGCCGCCGCGCCGTGCCGCGCCCGCTCACAAGCCGGCCGCCGAGGCCAGGCCAGCCGCAGAGGCCAGGCCCGTGCCCGACGCAAGGCCAGTGGACCCGGTGGTGAAATCGATCGGGAGACTGCAAAAGCGCTTCCCCAATGTATTCCCGAAGAATCCGGCGCCCAAGCTGCCGCTCAAGGTCGGCATCTTCGAGGACCTCGTGGCTCACGCGAAGGAACTGTCGCTGAGCGAAGCTGAACTGCGCGATGCAATCAAAACCTGGTGCCGTGGCAGCCGCTACTGGAAGTGTCTCGTCGAAGGCGCCGCGCGCGTCGATCTGACGGGGGGCGAAGCAGGCAAGGTGACGGCGCAGGAAGCCGCCGGCGCGCAGCGTCTGCAGGCGCATCGTGCAGGCAGGGGTGCGGCGAAAGCGGCAGCTTCGTCGGCTGAGGCGTCCGCCAATGCTTCGTCGGATTCGTCCGCTTCCGGCGCCGCGGTCGCTTCTGCTGACGCAGCAGAACACACTGAGGCCACCCCGCAAGCTGAGGCCACCCCGCAAGTTGGCGCGCAGAGCCAGCCGCAGGCTACTTCGACAGACGCCCCAGCCGCTGTATCGGCAACGCCGCCGGCAGCGCCGTCGGCCGCCGCCGAAGCATAAAGCGGCCCGCCGCCCCGTCTAGGGGTGGCTGCCTTGCGCCGCCGCCAGCCGGCCGCGCACGAAGCCGACGTGCTCGCGCAGCACATAGAACGCGTCGGCGTATGCCAACGGCATACGCAAGTGGTTAAGCGACGCCTCGATTTGATCGAGCTCCGCGAAAAGCTGCTTGCGCTCCTCCTCGGTCGAGTCGGCGAGCGCGCCGCGCTCGATCGCAATCAGCGCGCCGTAATAGCGATAGATGCGCGAGCGCACGCGCCAGCGGTACAGCGCCGGGATCAGCCGCATCGCCGGAAACAGCAGAACCGCCATCGGCAGCAGCAGAACGAGCGTGCGGTCGCCGATGCTTGCGAGCCAGAACGGCAGCGCGCGGTATAGAAAACTCTTGCCGGTCCTGTAGTAGCGCTGCGCGTCTTCGCTGATCTGATATTCATGGGCAACCGGCTTCGGAAACTCCCCCGCGTGCTGCAACAGCCCTGGCATGCCATGCACCTCCTGTGCAGCTTCGATCAACAAGTCGGAAATGGCCGGATGCAAATTGCTCCGGGCCACGAGTTCGACCGTTGGACTGATCAGATGAATGGTCTCGGGCGGAATTCTGCGCTTGAGATCCAGCACGCCGGGCGGCAGGTCGAGCTCCTCGAGATAGGGAAAGAGACGCGTATACGCGGTGGCTTCGTCGAAATTCATCGCGGAGATGCCGGGCACTTTCAGGAGCCGCAGCATCAAGCCGCGCGTGGCCGAGTCGCCGTTCAGGATTGCCGCGTCGACGTCGCCCGCCACGAGTTGCGTGGCGGCCTGCAAGCCGTCGCTCGGCACCAGCACGGTGGCGCCGCCGGGTTCGATGCCGTTTGCTTCCAGCAGTTTCAGCGCGAGGCGGCGCGTGCCGCTGCCTTCGCGGCCGATTGCAATCCGTTTGCCTTCCAGTTCCGAAAGCTCGCTGATACCCGTGCCGCGATAGAACACCACCACCGGAATATAGAAGACGCTGCCGAGCGACATCAGCGATGACGTATCGAGCCCATCGGCCACGCCGCCTTGCACGAGCGCGAGATCGACATGCTGTTTCGGGTCGAGCAGACGATGCAGGTTCTGCACCGAGCCGTCGGATTCCAGCACGTTCAGCGTAATGCCGTTGCGGGCGAGGATCTTCTTGTACTGATCCGCGGTGACGAGGAACGAACTGTCGTGCGGGCCCGCGCTCATTGTGATGGTTTTCGGCGGCGCCGGATCGACCAGCCAGACGATCAGCGTGACCGTCACCACGACAAGCGTGGCCACGATGGCGTAAGACAGGGTGTGATCGCGCCACTCCACATGCGAATGATCGCTTGGCAAATGCGGGAGACGCGGACGCTGCTCTTTCATGGACACTCCATGCCGGTAGCCGGGATCAGGCATTGTCCACTGTCCGTGGCGCAAACGTGAAATGTCCGGCATAAGCGGTGCATTGCGCGTCGGGATGCGTGGGGCGCCATGGCATAATTCGCGACAGTTTCCAATCGTGTCGCCGGGCGCAAATTGAGTCGGTTCCATCAGAAGATCGGCAGTTGGCTGGGATTGTTTGCGATCCTGATGGCAACGCTCGCGCCTACGATCTCGCATTCGCTCGCCGGGCGCAGTGGCGGCGAAAGCGGAATGCAAGGCGAGCATTGCTCGACGCCCTCGATGGCTTCCATGCCGGCGATGGCTTCGACGGACATGGCTTCGACGGACATGGCTTCAATGGACGCCGTGGCATCCATGCCCGCGATGCAGCACGAGGCATCGAATCCACCCGCCAGCAAGCACGCCCAGGACGCCGCCATGTCCGACGGCGACGCCTGCGGCTATTGCAGCCTGCTTGCCCACATGCCGGTGGTGCCCAGCGTCGAAGCGCTGTTCTTCGTCACCGTCCGCGCGCTTGAGCATTCCGTCGCGACCCGCTTCGAGAGCGTTCAGCGCGTTGAACCGCTCACATTTGCACAGCCGCGCGCCCCGCCGTTCGTATCCTGATTCGAGTCACACCGTTGCGATGCCGTGACTGCATCGCGATGCCGCCGCACGTCTTGCCGACGTCGCGCGCCGGCATTGTCTCGACCCATGAACAGGATGAACCATGCAAACCCCAGCAACGCGCAACGGGAAACCGTTGTGCGCGGCGTCGCTCGCCGCGGCTGCCGCCAGCGTATTTCTATTCGCTCCTTCATTCGCTAGTGCCCACGCCATTGCGGGTGATCGCGTCTTTCCGTCGACGATGGCCGTCGACGATCCCGGTGTCGGCGACGAGGCCAACCTGCAATACGGCCACCAGCGCGTGCCCGGCGATAACGGCGATCAAAGCATCAACACCTTCGATTTCGAATACGACAAGCTGATTACGCCGAGGCTGGCGGTGTCCATCGACGACACCTATACGATGCAAAACAATCCGAAGGCGCGTGGCTTCGACAATTTCGGCGTCGGCTTGAAGTACCTGCTGTACGTCAACGATGAACACGAGTTCATGACCTCGGTCGGCGTGAATGCCGAACTCGGCGGCACGGGAAGCCGCGCGATCGCGAACAACTTCTCGACGA is a window of Paraburkholderia phytofirmans OLGA172 DNA encoding:
- a CDS encoding Mth938-like domain-containing protein yields the protein MKLHQDSSGALNTVTGYGADYVEINLVRHSGSILVLPDAPVIPWPVSSFDDLSAEHFAMLVDAAPEVVVFGSGERLRFPHPRLIAALTAKRIGVETMDFKAACRTYNILMAEGRKVAAALLIEA
- a CDS encoding pyridoxal phosphate-dependent aminotransferase, whose protein sequence is MPAVKPILKSNKLLNVCYDIRGPVLEHAKRLEEEGHRIIKLNIGNLAPFGFDAPDEIIQDMILNLPGSSGYSDSKGVFAARKAIMHYTQQKGVHGVELDDIYIGNGASELIVMALQGLLNDGDEVLLPAPDYPLWTAGVSLSGGTPVHYICDESNSWMPDLDDIRAKITPNTRALVVINPNNPTGALYSDELLLGLIEIARQHGLVIFADEVYDKIVYDGKKHTSMAALSEDVLTVTFNSLSKSYRSCGYRAGWMFISGLTGENRRNGKDYFEGLGILASMRLCPNVPGQYAIQTALGGYQSINDLILPSGRLYKQRELAYDMLTAIPGVSCVKPEAALYMFPRLDPKIYPIQDDQQFILDLLLEERVLLVQGTGFNWKTPDHFRVVFLPNVDDLADSINRIARFLDGYRKRHTA
- a CDS encoding homoserine dehydrogenase, producing MEPIKVGLLGFGTVGSGTFTVLRRNQEEIKRRAGRGIEIARIAVRNPAKAAAALGSEAGTVALTDDFNAVVDDPSIDIVAEMIGGTGVARELVLRAINNRKHVVTANKALLAVHGTEIFEAARANGVMVAFEAAVAGGIPIIKALREGLTANRIQYIAGIINGTTNYILSEMRDRGLDFATALKAAQDLGYAEADPTFDIEGVDAAHKATIMSAIAFGVPVQFDKAYVEGISKLAAIDIKYAEELGYRIKLLGISRRTDKGIELRVHPTLIPEKRLLANVEGAMNAVVVHGDAVGSTLYYGKGAGAEPTASAVVADLVDVTRLHTADPEHRVPHLAFQPDSLSSTPILPIDEVTSGYYLRLRVADVTGVLADITRILADRGISIDALLQKESEQVDANGKGETDIILITHETVEKNVNAAIKTIEALKTVVSQVTKLRMEALN
- the thrC gene encoding threonine synthase, with protein sequence MNYLSTRGAGAGERHTFSEILLGGLAKDGGLYLPADYPRVTADELTRWRTLPYADLAFEILSKFSDDIPAEDLRALTRKTYTAETYCNVRDDESAAQITPLKTLGVENGAPLSLLELSNGPTLAFKDMAMQLIGNLFEYALARHGETLNILGATSGDTGSAAEYAMRGKQGISVFMLSPHKKMSAFQTAQMYSLQDPNIFNIAVEGVFDDAQDIVKAVSNDHAFKAKYKIGTVNSINWARVVAQVVYYFKGYFAATKSNDERVSFTVPSGNFGNVCAGHIARMMGLPIEKLVVATNENDVLDEFFRTGIYRVRKAAETYHTSSPSMDISKASNFERFVFDLLGRDPARVLQLFRDVEEKGGFDLAASGDFARVKEFGFVSGRSSHEDRVDAIRDVFERYDTMIDTHTADGLKVAREHLQAGIPMIVLETAQPIKFGETIREALLREPERPAAFSGLESLPQRYEVLPADVQRVKDFIAANTGE
- a CDS encoding ProQ/FinO family protein, which encodes MGFEQLAELKKQLAAARAEAAPAAKPVAKPGAKPAAKPARKPPPPRRAAPAHKPAAEARPAAEARPVPDARPVDPVVKSIGRLQKRFPNVFPKNPAPKLPLKVGIFEDLVAHAKELSLSEAELRDAIKTWCRGSRYWKCLVEGAARVDLTGGEAGKVTAQEAAGAQRLQAHRAGRGAAKAAASSAEASANASSDSSASGAAVASADAAEHTEATPQAEATPQVGAQSQPQATSTDAPAAVSATPPAAPSAAAEA
- a CDS encoding TAXI family TRAP transporter solute-binding subunit; this encodes MKEQRPRLPHLPSDHSHVEWRDHTLSYAIVATLVVVTVTLIVWLVDPAPPKTITMSAGPHDSSFLVTADQYKKILARNGITLNVLESDGSVQNLHRLLDPKQHVDLALVQGGVADGLDTSSLMSLGSVFYIPVVVFYRGTGISELSELEGKRIAIGREGSGTRRLALKLLEANGIEPGGATVLVPSDGLQAATQLVAGDVDAAILNGDSATRGLMLRLLKVPGISAMNFDEATAYTRLFPYLEELDLPPGVLDLKRRIPPETIHLISPTVELVARSNLHPAISDLLIEAAQEVHGMPGLLQHAGEFPKPVAHEYQISEDAQRYYRTGKSFLYRALPFWLASIGDRTLVLLLPMAVLLFPAMRLIPALYRWRVRSRIYRYYGALIAIERGALADSTEEERKQLFAELDQIEASLNHLRMPLAYADAFYVLREHVGFVRGRLAAAQGSHP
- a CDS encoding DUF2946 domain-containing protein, which translates into the protein MATLAPTISHSLAGRSGGESGMQGEHCSTPSMASMPAMASTDMASTDMASMDAVASMPAMQHEASNPPASKHAQDAAMSDGDACGYCSLLAHMPVVPSVEALFFVTVRALEHSVATRFESVQRVEPLTFAQPRAPPFVS